The following are encoded together in the Prionailurus viverrinus isolate Anna chromosome B3, UM_Priviv_1.0, whole genome shotgun sequence genome:
- the LOC125168073 gene encoding olfactory receptor 4K14 yields MELQNYSLVSEFVLYGLCTSQHLQHFLFIFFSGIYVVTVLGNLIIVVTVISDPHLHSSPMYFLLGNLSFLDIWLASFATPKMIRDFLSDRKLISFGGCMAQIFFLHFIGGAEMVLLVSMAYDRYVAICKPLHYMTMMSRKTCMGLVLVSWVIGFVHSISQVAFTVNLPYCGPNEVDSFFCDLPLVIKLACMDTYVLGVLMISDSGLLSMSCFVLLLVSYTVILITVRQHAAGGVYKALSTCSAHIMVVLLFFGPCIFIYVWPFSRFSVDKLLSVFYTIFTPLLNPLIYTLRNKEMKTAMKKLCNQHVTSH; encoded by the coding sequence ATGGAACTGCAGAATTATTCCTTGGTGTCAGAATTTGTGTTGTATGGACTTTGCACTTCACAGCATCTCcaacattttttgtttatatttttctctggGATCTATGTGGTCACCGTGCTGGGTAACCTCATTATTGTGGTCACTGTAATTTCTgacccccacttgcactcttccCCTATGTACTTCCTGCTGGGAAATCTATCCTTCTTGGACATATGGCTAGCCTCATTTGCCACCCCCAAGATGATCAGGGACTTTCTTAGTGATCGAAAGCTCATCTCCTTTGGAGGATGTATGGCTCAGATCTTCTTCTTGCACTTTATTGGTGGGGCTGAGATGGTGCTTCTGGTTTCCATGGCCTATGACAGATATGTGGCTATATGCAAACCTTTGCATTATATGACCATGATGAGTCGGAAAACCTGTATGGGACTGGTGTTGGTTTCATGGGTCATTGGATTTGTGCACTCCATCAGCCAAGTAGCCTTTACTGTGAATTTACCTTACTGTGGCCCCAATGAAGTGGACAGCTTCTTTTGTGACCTTCCTCTTGTGATCAAGCTTGCCTGCATGGACACCTATGTCTTGGGTGTACTCATGATCTCAGACAGTGGGTTGCTCTCTATGAGCTGTTTTGTGCTCCTCTTGGTCTCCTACACTGTTATTCTCATCACTGTCCGACAGCATGCTGCTGGTGGGGTATACAAAGCACTCTCTACTTGCTCTGCACATATCATGGTAGTCCTGCTCTTCTTTgggccctgcattttcatttatgtGTGGCCTTTCAGTCGGTTCTCTGTGGACAAGCTCTTATCTGTATTTTATACCATTTTTACTCCTCTCTTGAACCCCCTTATCTACACATTGagaaataaagagatgaaaacagCTATGAAGAAGCTGTGTAACCAACATGTGACTTCTCACTGA